From one Pecten maximus chromosome 8, xPecMax1.1, whole genome shotgun sequence genomic stretch:
- the LOC117332381 gene encoding probable G-protein coupled receptor 139 yields MGDRNFNIQNETTHMPNGSDVANNYTHHDNGIYTEFDFYFHGIVLPIISLFGLIGNSISSVILFQIAKSSFYMYLAFLSLSDIAALAFGLAVFFIELTSEDPVQITCSPIEACLRTFSHLSSWITVSVTVDRYIAVCHPFKVTQYCSRKRALFTIGAVFLVIVALNFPIACLQWDDAYSTCLVPEFTNDYCFKYGFYIDMSVYVLIPFSLIGFLNIFIIREIFRSTSRRRHLTSGTNENSGSSTANIKNSTMKTVTMLFTVTAFFIVCFLPFIGISLFAIVNGKSWDSAMELIPIPFTIAIIGTTLNHSFNFVLYGLSGQLFRKRFLEMFCFRRCVQS; encoded by the coding sequence ATGGGAGACCGGAACttcaatattcaaaatgaaaCGACTCATATGCCTAATGGAAGTGATGTCGCCAACAATTATACTCACCATGACAACGGGATATATACCGAGTTCGACTTTTACTTTCATGGAATCGTCTTGCCAATCATTTCCTTATTTGGACTGATTGGGAACAGTATCTCGTCTGTGATATTGTTTCAAATAGCCAAGTCTTCATTCTACATGTATCTCGCGTTCCTATCCCTCTCCGACATCGCTGCACTTGCTTTCGGGTTGGCTGTCTTTTTTATTGAGCTAACATCTGAAGACCCCGTACAAATCACATGTTCTCCGATCGAGGCATGTTTGCGAACATTCTCGCACTTATCCTCCTGGATCACAGTATCCGTCACCGTCGATCGCTACATTGCCGTGTGCCATCCTTTTAAAGTCACTCAGTACTGTTCCAGAAAGCGTGCATTATTTACCATCGGTGCCGTCTTTCTGGTTATCGTAGCACTCAATTTTCCGATTGCATGTCTACAATGGGATGATGCTTACTCAACATGTCTTGTACCAGAATTCACCAATGACTATTGCTTTAAATACGGTTtctatattgatatgtccgtcTATGTTCTGATCCCATTCAGTCTAATCGGTTTCCTCAACATATTTATAATCAGGGAAATCTTCCGGTCAACTAGCAGACGGCGGCATCTGACATCAGGCACCAACGAGAACAGTGGGTCTTCAACAGCAAATATAAAGAATTCGACCATGAAAACAGTCACCATGTTGTTTACAGTGACTGCTTTCTTCATCGTCTGTTTCCTGCCATTTATCGGAATATCTTTATTTGCAATCGTTAACGGCAAAAGCTGGGATAGCGCCATGGAACTGATCCCGATTCCCTTTACCATTGCAATTATTGGCACAACCTTGAATCACTCTTTCAATTTTGTTCTTTATGGTTTATCTGGACAGCTATTTCGAAAAAGGTTTCTGGAAATGTTTTGCTTTCGGCGTTGTGTACAGAGTTAA